One window of Microbacterium sp. Root61 genomic DNA carries:
- a CDS encoding serine/threonine-protein kinase → MTKRLPSAPPILPGLAYVHPLGSGGFADVFLYQQDMPRRSVAVKVLPSDVSDPELRRMFNAEADVLAHLSAHPSIVTVYQAGISADGRPYIVMEYCPGSLAQRYRLERLPLDEVLGIGIRMASALESAHRAGLIHRDVKPSNILITSFGVPVLADFGISSSLTHHSGDEVLAMSVPWSAPEVIAEATAGTVASEVWALGATVYSLLAGHSPFERMEKGQNSRDQLRRRILHASYPRMTRPDVPDEVQAVLARAMSRDPDARFPSALAFATALRETQSRLGFAPTSIEVAVAEWAPAPAGVDFTDVAARGVTRTRVDQPSSRRTDIPQSLTTLARDEDEVTSTVARRRTRRVWPWAVTASALVVAGGAVVWAILSGGAV, encoded by the coding sequence GTGACCAAGCGTCTGCCCTCCGCGCCGCCGATCCTTCCCGGCCTCGCCTACGTGCACCCGCTGGGCTCGGGGGGCTTCGCCGACGTGTTCCTGTACCAGCAGGACATGCCCCGACGCAGCGTCGCGGTGAAGGTGCTGCCGAGCGATGTGAGCGATCCCGAACTGCGGCGCATGTTCAATGCCGAGGCCGATGTGCTCGCGCATCTGTCGGCGCATCCGTCGATCGTCACCGTCTACCAGGCGGGCATCTCCGCCGACGGCCGGCCCTACATCGTGATGGAGTACTGCCCGGGCTCGCTCGCCCAGCGGTACCGGCTGGAGCGACTTCCGTTGGACGAGGTGCTCGGCATCGGCATCCGGATGGCGAGCGCCCTGGAGTCCGCGCACCGCGCCGGTCTCATCCATCGCGACGTCAAACCGAGCAACATCCTGATCACGTCCTTCGGCGTCCCGGTGCTCGCCGACTTCGGCATCTCCTCCTCCCTCACCCACCACTCCGGCGACGAGGTCCTCGCGATGAGCGTGCCGTGGAGCGCGCCCGAGGTGATCGCCGAGGCGACGGCCGGCACGGTGGCCAGCGAGGTGTGGGCGCTCGGCGCCACCGTCTACTCGCTGCTGGCCGGGCACAGTCCGTTCGAGCGGATGGAGAAGGGCCAGAACTCCCGCGATCAGCTGCGGCGCCGCATCCTGCATGCGAGCTATCCGCGCATGACGCGCCCCGACGTGCCCGACGAGGTGCAGGCGGTGCTGGCGCGGGCGATGTCGCGCGACCCCGATGCGCGGTTCCCCTCGGCGCTGGCCTTCGCCACCGCGCTGCGCGAGACGCAGTCGCGGCTCGGGTTCGCCCCCACGTCGATAGAAGTCGCGGTCGCCGAATGGGCGCCCGCTCCGGCAGGCGTGGACTTCACGGATGTCGCGGCGCGCGGTGTGACGCGCACCCGCGTGGATCAGCCCAGCTCGCGGCGGACCGACATTCCGCAGTCGCTGACGACCCTGGCGCGGGACGAGGACGAGGTGACTTCGACGGTCGCGCGTCGTCGCACGCGACGGGTGTGGCCCTGGGCGGTGACCGCGTCGGCGCTGGTCGTCGCCGGCGGTGCGGTCGTCTGGGCGATCCTGTCCGGGGGAGCCGTCTGA
- a CDS encoding Ig-like domain-containing protein produces MGRRSLIWGAVAGTAVVASVLAVSVVWPGLDSRSTPPVEASVWALQSGEGRRYARVNTAIGELDTVRSVANPSAIAQTDAGAFLFSESYGKLTPIDEALPANLDDEALRASPSTPPGTVEAAVAGDWVAYRTDSGAVFVGSLSQGESVQVDPDGSSAEDTPEYTADAIAVDEEGTLYSWSQTDGEVLRLRIPTGKVVARDEVADAPQNDVKITAAGGVWFLVDASGAQYWRRGADAPAAVSTVGEPAFAQAQADGDAAYLADEAGLVELPVDGSPARRVVGGQGREFGTPARPTLFRGELYAAWLGPDGGTLWSATDGERPLDYGSSTLGDERRPVFVASSASMILNETRSGWVWSAPEGALLPSSQDWSLDDRTDPQSAPSEEQAVVVLDPRAPVAEADAFGVRAGALAALPVLLNDHDANEDVLSIDPASVTGLDPGFGTLSVTDNGQRLAVHVAADATGTASFSYRVTDGTAVDGLASEPTTVTLTVAADDVNAAPAWCGTDGCLGKWPEPEVAPGGTVSIPVLGAWVDPDGDPLMLLSVVDETGVGAVAATPGGDIVYQHPDASATDAQIVQLRVAVSDTRGAVTTKPLVVRISAQPQLSATSFSMIDTQGDGLTVDVSPHVTGTAGRLSLTAVRVLDDATAEVVAGAGGTSFDFTAAQPGEYRVGWTVSDGSAEASATARITILPSDAPAALGTAPVVAFVHPQQDVTLDVFAAVANPTRRVLLLSDVRPTAADGASMSVDVVGQNFIRVSGSTEDGAPGPLGTIRYVVSDGTDDAGARVEGVATVYLLPPSPELAPIAVDDAVIVRAGAQVDIPVLENDVATAGGTVTLNPASVVSSSGTALAFAAGSTLRYLAPTTPGEYRIDYSVFAAGSPSLADSAGVRVTVISDESNRPPRPGTLEGRVLSGQVTTIPFRDFGVDPDGDTVSLDRIVAQPASGSATISADGESIVYSSVPGFRGQVALTYRVVDGAGATGTATARVGVLDEQSNPSPVTFTDYVQVQVGEQNTVRIRPLANDIDPTGGVLAVADVRPDLVETLADGTPNPEYARQKALIDDVMSGQVVIAAGTDPATMSFLYDVESSSGNTGRGLIVVKVVREAVPDYPVVTDTVLTAETRERFPDGVDVLSGKVSWSGGDVNDLEVSLWGTPEGVTVEGDRISGELPEHSRVVPFAVTGENSAGEEITSYGFLRIPGKADLTLALRAGTTGLEVKERESATVDMAALVGAPRGTRIEVGKDVAASGARPSASCVLESGTSIRYTAGEGAPWVDACIVPVRLTGQTDWTYLSVPVRIKALDPQPELKTASLTVGPGQTVTYDLTTMTTWQLRSDWSSIAYSVEYGGGSFAISADGSILTITGADRAVPGAEEAAVIGVSSHPGVAPARLILRVGAAPSTLPKGGTVVQRCSQASGSSCTFAVAGASGEVNPLPRTPLEVVEVRPTGSCVGVTFAVASASSVTASWTTDAPGATCSATFSVRDAQGRRTNGERDGAVLLDLQGYPKAPAALTQTAYADGSITLRVDPGEARQAYPALTGFTIRQRGQVVASCSSDGTCPAIAAPNGEPRVYEAVAVNDVGSSRGSVVTTAWAYQTPAAPGAITATPVVTNNGEGGVVALQVDGIDVAATGSLEVSSPTGETIQVRVRGDERSVTIPRYRVGSNTATTITVTPISRFTVPPGLDGATSGAARTVTSNGIGAPTGLSLALSSTSAGDGTSTVTAEATATLGGDGATTRYGIVQAGRSCTVAATGSSATFPGLADGDEYTFTVCAESWAGDTQFGRSTTSATVRAVQSGRAPQGWTYVVDPTPSVTPTEARWLIRSPLTSAENPPRNNVAEFRGGPPTDVFDRNPDIQVRYTHKVWGTSTPWANTSAAAGSAPYQVWARWSATTCSGGSDLSLQSDSSNSPSGTKAAITFSPSSLVFYDALGAVLPQTAPGTWTVPVGAVRVAGIGVTVDWSAHGWGLAPASTTFGADCIPNLPPGPGGTP; encoded by the coding sequence GTGGGCCGCCGTTCGCTGATCTGGGGAGCCGTCGCCGGCACCGCCGTGGTCGCCTCGGTCCTGGCGGTGAGCGTCGTGTGGCCGGGGCTGGACTCGCGCAGCACGCCGCCGGTCGAGGCGTCCGTCTGGGCACTGCAGTCCGGCGAGGGGCGCCGCTATGCCCGCGTGAACACGGCGATCGGCGAGCTGGACACCGTCCGCAGCGTCGCCAACCCCTCGGCGATCGCGCAGACGGATGCCGGGGCGTTCCTGTTCTCGGAGAGCTACGGCAAGCTCACGCCGATCGATGAGGCGCTGCCGGCCAACCTCGACGACGAGGCGCTGCGTGCGTCGCCGAGCACCCCGCCGGGTACCGTCGAGGCGGCCGTCGCGGGGGACTGGGTGGCGTACCGCACGGATTCCGGTGCGGTGTTCGTCGGCTCGCTCTCTCAAGGGGAATCCGTGCAGGTCGACCCGGACGGCAGCTCGGCCGAGGACACCCCGGAATACACGGCCGACGCGATCGCCGTGGATGAGGAGGGCACCCTCTACAGCTGGTCGCAGACCGACGGCGAGGTGCTGCGTCTGCGCATTCCGACGGGCAAGGTCGTCGCGCGCGACGAGGTCGCGGACGCTCCGCAGAACGACGTGAAGATCACGGCGGCCGGCGGCGTCTGGTTCCTGGTGGATGCGTCCGGGGCGCAGTACTGGCGGCGCGGGGCGGACGCTCCGGCCGCGGTCTCGACCGTCGGCGAACCGGCCTTCGCCCAGGCGCAGGCGGACGGTGACGCCGCCTATCTGGCCGACGAGGCAGGACTCGTGGAGCTGCCGGTGGATGGGTCGCCCGCCCGACGCGTGGTCGGAGGCCAGGGGCGCGAGTTCGGCACGCCCGCACGGCCGACGCTCTTCCGCGGCGAACTGTATGCGGCGTGGCTCGGCCCGGACGGCGGCACCCTGTGGAGCGCGACGGATGGGGAGCGCCCCCTCGACTACGGCTCGAGCACGCTCGGCGACGAGCGCCGCCCGGTGTTCGTCGCGTCGTCCGCGAGCATGATCCTGAACGAGACGCGGTCCGGGTGGGTGTGGTCGGCTCCCGAGGGAGCGCTGTTGCCCTCGAGTCAGGACTGGTCGCTGGATGACCGCACCGACCCGCAGTCGGCGCCGAGCGAGGAGCAGGCCGTGGTCGTGCTCGATCCGCGGGCGCCGGTGGCCGAGGCGGACGCCTTCGGGGTGCGTGCCGGGGCCCTCGCCGCCCTGCCGGTGCTGCTGAACGATCACGACGCGAACGAGGATGTACTGAGCATCGACCCGGCGTCGGTGACGGGCCTGGATCCGGGCTTCGGCACGCTGAGCGTGACCGACAACGGACAGCGCCTCGCGGTGCACGTCGCCGCGGACGCGACCGGCACGGCGTCCTTCTCGTACCGCGTCACCGACGGCACCGCGGTCGACGGGCTCGCGTCCGAACCCACCACGGTGACGCTGACGGTCGCGGCGGACGATGTCAACGCGGCGCCCGCGTGGTGCGGCACGGACGGATGCCTCGGCAAGTGGCCGGAGCCCGAGGTCGCGCCCGGCGGCACGGTGTCGATCCCGGTGCTCGGCGCCTGGGTCGATCCCGACGGCGACCCCCTCATGCTGCTCTCGGTCGTCGACGAGACGGGCGTCGGCGCGGTCGCCGCGACGCCGGGCGGCGACATCGTCTACCAGCACCCGGATGCCTCCGCCACCGACGCGCAGATCGTGCAGCTGCGCGTCGCGGTCTCCGATACGCGCGGGGCCGTGACCACGAAGCCGCTGGTGGTGCGCATCTCCGCGCAGCCCCAGCTGAGCGCGACCTCCTTCTCGATGATCGACACGCAGGGTGACGGTCTCACGGTCGATGTCTCACCGCACGTCACCGGCACGGCCGGTCGGCTCTCGCTCACGGCGGTGCGGGTGCTGGATGACGCGACCGCCGAGGTCGTGGCGGGCGCGGGCGGTACGAGCTTCGACTTCACCGCGGCGCAGCCGGGCGAGTACCGGGTGGGCTGGACCGTCTCGGACGGCTCGGCCGAGGCATCCGCCACCGCCCGGATCACGATCCTCCCGTCCGACGCCCCTGCCGCGCTGGGCACCGCGCCGGTGGTGGCGTTCGTGCACCCGCAGCAGGATGTCACGCTGGACGTGTTCGCCGCCGTCGCGAACCCCACCCGGCGCGTGCTGCTGCTGAGCGACGTGCGCCCGACCGCGGCAGACGGCGCGAGCATGTCGGTGGACGTCGTCGGGCAGAACTTCATCCGCGTCTCGGGGTCGACGGAGGACGGCGCGCCCGGTCCGCTCGGGACGATCCGCTACGTGGTCAGCGACGGCACCGACGATGCCGGCGCACGCGTGGAAGGCGTCGCGACGGTGTACCTGCTGCCGCCGTCGCCGGAGTTGGCGCCGATCGCGGTCGACGATGCCGTCATCGTGCGGGCCGGGGCGCAGGTGGACATCCCGGTGCTGGAGAACGACGTGGCCACGGCCGGGGGGACGGTGACGCTCAATCCGGCTTCCGTCGTCTCCTCCAGCGGCACTGCGCTCGCCTTCGCCGCGGGCAGCACACTGCGCTACCTCGCACCCACGACGCCCGGCGAATACCGCATCGACTACTCCGTCTTCGCGGCGGGATCCCCGTCGCTGGCGGATTCGGCGGGCGTCCGCGTCACGGTGATCTCGGACGAGTCGAATCGGCCGCCTCGGCCCGGCACCCTGGAGGGGCGCGTGCTGAGTGGGCAGGTCACGACGATCCCGTTCCGCGACTTCGGGGTGGATCCCGACGGCGACACGGTCTCACTCGACCGCATCGTGGCACAGCCGGCGAGCGGCTCGGCCACGATCTCGGCCGACGGTGAATCGATCGTGTACTCGAGCGTGCCCGGGTTCCGCGGTCAGGTCGCGCTGACGTATCGCGTCGTGGACGGCGCGGGCGCGACCGGCACCGCGACGGCGCGGGTCGGCGTGCTCGACGAGCAGTCCAACCCGAGCCCGGTGACCTTCACCGACTACGTGCAGGTGCAGGTCGGCGAGCAGAACACCGTCCGCATCCGGCCGCTCGCCAACGACATCGATCCGACGGGCGGCGTCCTCGCGGTGGCGGACGTGCGTCCGGATCTCGTCGAGACACTGGCCGACGGCACGCCGAACCCCGAGTACGCCCGGCAGAAGGCTCTCATCGACGACGTGATGAGCGGGCAGGTCGTGATCGCTGCGGGCACAGACCCGGCGACGATGTCGTTCCTCTACGACGTCGAGAGCTCGTCGGGCAACACCGGGCGGGGCCTCATCGTCGTGAAGGTCGTGCGCGAGGCCGTGCCGGACTACCCGGTGGTGACCGACACGGTGCTCACTGCCGAGACGCGCGAACGCTTCCCGGACGGCGTCGACGTGCTCTCCGGCAAGGTCTCGTGGAGCGGCGGCGACGTGAACGACCTCGAGGTGAGCCTCTGGGGCACGCCCGAGGGCGTCACGGTCGAGGGCGACCGGATCAGCGGGGAGCTGCCCGAGCACAGCCGCGTGGTCCCGTTCGCGGTCACCGGTGAGAACTCCGCGGGCGAGGAGATCACGAGCTACGGCTTCCTGCGCATCCCGGGGAAGGCCGACCTGACGCTCGCGCTGCGCGCGGGCACGACCGGCCTCGAGGTGAAGGAGCGCGAATCCGCAACCGTCGACATGGCCGCTCTGGTGGGTGCGCCGCGCGGCACCCGCATCGAGGTCGGCAAGGATGTCGCGGCATCCGGGGCTCGTCCCTCCGCGTCCTGCGTGCTCGAGTCCGGCACCTCGATCCGCTACACCGCGGGCGAAGGTGCACCGTGGGTCGACGCCTGCATCGTGCCGGTGCGCCTGACCGGCCAAACCGACTGGACCTACCTCTCCGTGCCGGTGCGCATCAAGGCGCTCGATCCGCAGCCCGAGCTGAAGACCGCCTCCCTCACAGTCGGGCCGGGGCAGACCGTCACCTACGACCTGACGACCATGACCACGTGGCAGCTGCGGTCGGACTGGAGCTCGATCGCGTACTCCGTCGAATACGGCGGCGGGTCGTTCGCGATCTCCGCGGACGGCTCGATCCTGACGATCACCGGCGCCGACCGCGCTGTTCCCGGCGCGGAGGAGGCGGCCGTGATCGGCGTGTCCAGCCATCCGGGGGTCGCGCCTGCCCGTCTCATCCTGCGCGTCGGCGCCGCACCCAGCACATTGCCGAAGGGCGGCACCGTCGTGCAGCGCTGCTCGCAGGCGTCCGGGTCTTCGTGCACCTTCGCGGTCGCCGGCGCCTCCGGGGAGGTCAACCCCCTGCCGCGCACGCCGCTGGAGGTCGTCGAGGTGCGTCCGACGGGTTCGTGCGTGGGCGTGACGTTCGCGGTGGCCTCCGCCTCCTCGGTGACCGCGAGCTGGACGACGGATGCCCCGGGCGCGACGTGTTCCGCGACGTTCTCGGTGCGCGATGCCCAGGGCCGCCGCACCAACGGAGAGCGCGACGGTGCGGTGCTGCTGGACCTCCAGGGGTATCCGAAGGCCCCCGCCGCACTCACGCAGACGGCCTACGCCGACGGCAGTATCACGCTGCGGGTGGACCCGGGTGAGGCCCGCCAGGCCTATCCCGCCCTCACCGGCTTCACCATCCGCCAGCGCGGCCAGGTGGTCGCCAGCTGCAGCTCCGACGGAACCTGCCCGGCCATCGCCGCGCCCAACGGAGAGCCTCGCGTGTACGAGGCGGTCGCCGTCAACGACGTCGGTTCGTCGCGGGGGAGCGTCGTCACCACCGCGTGGGCGTATCAGACCCCCGCCGCACCGGGCGCGATCACGGCGACGCCCGTCGTGACCAACAACGGAGAGGGCGGCGTCGTCGCACTGCAGGTCGACGGCATCGACGTCGCGGCCACCGGCAGCCTCGAGGTCTCCAGTCCGACCGGAGAGACGATCCAGGTGCGGGTACGCGGCGACGAGCGGTCCGTGACCATTCCGCGCTACCGCGTCGGCTCCAACACCGCCACCACCATCACCGTCACCCCGATCTCGCGCTTCACCGTGCCGCCGGGGCTGGACGGGGCCACCTCCGGGGCGGCCCGTACGGTCACGTCCAACGGCATCGGTGCGCCCACCGGGCTCTCGCTCGCGCTGTCGTCGACCTCGGCCGGCGACGGTACATCGACGGTGACGGCGGAGGCCACCGCGACCCTCGGGGGCGACGGAGCCACCACCCGCTACGGCATCGTGCAGGCCGGGCGGAGCTGCACCGTGGCGGCGACCGGCTCCTCGGCGACCTTCCCCGGCCTCGCCGACGGCGACGAGTACACCTTCACGGTCTGCGCCGAGTCGTGGGCGGGCGACACGCAGTTCGGCCGCAGTACGACGTCGGCGACCGTGCGTGCGGTGCAGTCCGGGCGTGCGCCGCAGGGCTGGACCTACGTCGTCGACCCGACGCCGAGCGTGACCCCGACCGAGGCGCGCTGGCTCATCCGTTCCCCGCTCACCTCCGCGGAGAACCCCCCGCGCAACAACGTCGCGGAGTTCCGCGGCGGACCCCCGACCGACGTGTTCGACCGCAACCCCGACATTCAGGTCCGCTACACCCATAAGGTGTGGGGCACCTCGACCCCGTGGGCGAACACGAGCGCCGCGGCGGGCAGCGCGCCGTACCAGGTCTGGGCGCGCTGGTCGGCGACGACCTGCAGTGGCGGGTCCGACCTGAGCCTGCAGAGCGATTCGTCCAACTCTCCGTCCGGCACCAAGGCCGCGATCACCTTCAGCCCGTCCTCGCTCGTGTTCTACGACGCCCTGGGCGCCGTCCTGCCGCAGACCGCCCCCGGCACCTGGACCGTGCCGGTCGGGGCGGTGCGCGTGGCCGGCATCGGCGTGACGGTCGACTGGAGCGCGCACGGCTGGGGCCTCGCACCGGCCTCGACCACCTTCGGCGCGGACTGCATCCCGAACCTTCCCCCTGGCCCGGGCGGAACACCATGA
- a CDS encoding AAA family ATPase → MTISQEHAARFAQTFSALADNVEQAVLGKRHVIELVLISVLSEGHVLLEDVPGTGKTSLARALGQSVHGTNTRIQFTPDLLPGDITGITVYDQKTGAFDFHAGPVFANIVLADEINRASPKTQSALLEVMEEGKVTIDGISRPVGVPFLVIATQNPVEQAGTYRLPEAQLDRFLLKTSLGYPDHASTLRILDGAAVATADLEPVIAPQTLIDLADLAREVYIDALVLDYIARVVDATRSAEQVRLGVSIRGALALTRATRTRAASQGRTYATPDDVKALAVPVLSHRLILHPEAEFDGVTAEAIIGQVLLDVPPPSQREAV, encoded by the coding sequence ATGACCATCTCGCAGGAGCACGCCGCCCGGTTCGCCCAGACGTTCAGCGCGCTGGCCGACAACGTCGAGCAGGCGGTGCTCGGCAAGCGCCACGTCATCGAGCTGGTGCTGATCTCCGTGCTGAGCGAGGGGCACGTGCTGCTCGAGGACGTCCCGGGCACCGGCAAGACCTCGCTGGCGCGGGCCCTCGGGCAGTCGGTGCACGGCACCAACACGCGTATCCAGTTCACCCCCGACCTGCTGCCCGGCGACATCACCGGCATCACGGTGTACGACCAGAAGACCGGCGCGTTCGACTTCCACGCCGGGCCGGTGTTCGCCAACATCGTGCTGGCCGACGAGATCAACCGCGCGAGCCCCAAGACCCAGTCCGCACTCCTCGAGGTCATGGAGGAGGGCAAGGTCACCATCGACGGGATCTCGCGCCCGGTGGGCGTGCCGTTCCTCGTGATCGCGACGCAGAACCCCGTCGAGCAGGCCGGCACCTATCGGCTGCCCGAGGCGCAGCTGGACCGCTTCCTGCTCAAGACGTCGCTGGGTTATCCCGACCACGCTTCCACACTGCGGATCCTCGACGGCGCCGCCGTCGCCACCGCCGATCTCGAGCCGGTCATCGCGCCGCAGACCCTCATCGACCTGGCCGACCTCGCCCGGGAGGTCTACATCGACGCGCTGGTGCTGGACTACATCGCCCGCGTCGTGGATGCCACGCGCTCGGCGGAGCAGGTGCGGCTGGGTGTCAGCATCCGCGGTGCCCTCGCCCTCACCCGCGCGACCCGCACCCGTGCCGCGTCCCAGGGCCGCACGTACGCCACCCCCGACGATGTGAAGGCGCTCGCCGTTCCGGTGCTCTCGCACCGGCTGATCCTGCATCCCGAAGCCGAGTTCGACGGGGTGACCGCCGAGGCGATCATCGGGCAGGTGCTGCTGGACGTGCCGCCGCCCTCGCAGCGCGAGGCCGTATGA
- a CDS encoding DUF58 domain-containing protein, which produces MTDSGLTRSHPDALTSTAATGVTSRTQVTTAHRSPLVGFVVASLDALQRTGDIVVRAARLIGRAVTPAGWLVVLAATAGLVCGWAFGWVEWLVAGFAAVALLAMTAPFLFGARGYDVSLRLSHKRIVAGDVVDGWIDIRNTGARTALPGRLDLPVGDGLVELGVPLLRAGHDVSQPVSIPAPRRGIITVGPATAVRTDPIGLLRREREWDEVHELFVHPRTVAVPSTSAGLVRDLEGSASRRLVDADMSFHAIRPYAPGDSRRQIHWKSTAKTGQLMVRQFEESRRSRLAVVLSLAESEYATDDEFELAVSAAASLSVQAVHDGRDLSVVTGAEIPRVVRGRLRAIQTLSAVSPRVLLDDFSGIRSLEHTMPLEDVCRLTAEASETLSLAFVVCGSLVSLTRVRQAAMAFPADTTVVAVVCDERAHPRRRPVGTLTVLTIGLLEDLTALMLRGVQA; this is translated from the coding sequence ATGACCGATTCCGGCCTCACCCGCTCGCACCCCGACGCCCTGACCTCCACGGCGGCGACGGGGGTCACTTCGCGCACCCAGGTCACGACGGCGCACCGCAGCCCGCTGGTCGGGTTCGTCGTGGCCTCGCTGGACGCGCTGCAGCGCACCGGCGACATCGTCGTCCGTGCCGCGCGGCTGATCGGGCGCGCGGTCACGCCGGCCGGGTGGCTCGTGGTGCTCGCCGCGACGGCGGGATTGGTGTGCGGCTGGGCGTTCGGCTGGGTGGAATGGCTCGTCGCGGGGTTCGCGGCCGTCGCGCTCCTCGCGATGACCGCGCCGTTCCTGTTCGGTGCACGGGGCTACGACGTGTCGCTGCGGCTGTCGCACAAACGCATCGTCGCGGGCGACGTGGTCGACGGCTGGATCGACATCCGCAACACCGGTGCGCGCACCGCGCTCCCTGGCCGGCTCGATCTTCCGGTCGGCGACGGGCTCGTCGAACTGGGCGTGCCGCTGCTGCGAGCCGGGCACGACGTCTCGCAGCCGGTCTCGATCCCGGCGCCACGGCGCGGCATCATCACCGTCGGACCCGCGACGGCCGTGCGCACCGACCCGATCGGCCTGCTGCGACGCGAGCGGGAGTGGGACGAGGTGCACGAGCTGTTCGTGCACCCGCGGACGGTCGCGGTCCCGTCGACGAGCGCCGGGCTCGTGCGCGACCTCGAGGGCAGTGCGAGCCGTCGGCTGGTCGATGCGGACATGTCGTTCCACGCCATCCGCCCCTACGCCCCGGGCGATTCGCGGCGGCAGATCCACTGGAAGTCCACCGCCAAGACCGGGCAGCTCATGGTGCGGCAGTTCGAGGAGTCGCGGCGCTCGCGCCTGGCCGTCGTGCTGAGCCTCGCCGAGTCCGAGTACGCCACCGACGACGAGTTCGAGCTGGCCGTGAGCGCGGCGGCCTCCCTGTCCGTGCAGGCGGTGCACGACGGTCGCGACCTGAGCGTGGTCACGGGCGCCGAGATCCCGCGCGTCGTGCGCGGGCGGCTGCGGGCGATCCAGACGCTGTCGGCGGTCTCGCCCCGCGTGCTCCTGGACGACTTCTCCGGCATCCGCTCGCTCGAGCACACCATGCCGCTGGAGGATGTCTGCCGACTCACGGCCGAGGCATCCGAGACCCTGTCGCTGGCGTTCGTGGTCTGCGGGTCGCTGGTGTCGCTGACCCGCGTGCGTCAGGCGGCGATGGCGTTCCCGGCCGACACCACGGTCGTGGCGGTGGTGTGCGACGAACGCGCGCACCCGCGGCGCCGGCCGGTCGGCACCCTGACGGTACTCACGATCGGTCTGCTCGAAGACCTCACCGCGCTGATGCTGCGGGGGGTGCAGGCATGA